From Humibacter ginsenosidimutans, a single genomic window includes:
- a CDS encoding DUF1254 domain-containing protein codes for MGEIQAVSADNFARAESDMYFQRFSQGSVGALAHQREPANADNQRVVRDNPNVLASTAVFDLDAGPVTITMPPSDDRFVSLMVTNEDHYTVTDYESGQHVLTRAEQGTRYVFVAVRILVDPNDPGDLEQARAVQDAITVDQPGGPGALDLPNWDPASQKKVRDALLSLADTLSGSNRMFGTREQTDPVRHLIGTAAGWGGNNENDAFYAFDVPSQNDGETIYSVTFRDLPIDAWWGISVYNAEGYFEKNDRDIYTVNSINAVPNGDGSYTVQFGGNGAPNLLPVFPGWNWAVRLYRPRPALVEGDWVFPDAQPMA; via the coding sequence ATGGGCGAGATTCAGGCAGTATCGGCCGACAACTTCGCACGCGCAGAAAGCGACATGTACTTCCAGCGGTTCTCGCAGGGCAGCGTCGGGGCGCTTGCACATCAGCGCGAGCCTGCGAACGCCGACAATCAGCGAGTGGTCAGGGACAACCCCAACGTCCTCGCCAGCACAGCGGTCTTCGATCTCGACGCCGGTCCCGTGACGATCACGATGCCGCCGTCGGATGACCGATTCGTGTCGCTGATGGTCACGAACGAAGACCATTACACCGTCACCGACTACGAATCCGGACAGCACGTGCTGACCAGAGCGGAGCAGGGCACCCGGTATGTCTTCGTCGCCGTGCGCATCCTCGTGGATCCGAACGACCCGGGTGATCTCGAGCAGGCACGGGCGGTGCAGGATGCGATCACCGTCGACCAGCCGGGCGGCCCGGGGGCTCTGGACTTGCCGAACTGGGATCCGGCGAGTCAGAAGAAGGTGCGAGACGCGCTGCTCTCGCTCGCGGACACGCTGTCCGGGAGCAATCGGATGTTCGGCACCCGTGAGCAGACTGATCCGGTTCGTCATCTGATCGGCACCGCTGCCGGTTGGGGCGGCAATAACGAGAACGACGCCTTCTACGCCTTCGACGTGCCGAGCCAGAACGACGGCGAGACGATCTACAGTGTCACGTTCCGCGATCTCCCCATCGACGCATGGTGGGGCATCTCCGTGTACAACGCCGAGGGGTACTTCGAGAAGAACGACCGGGACATCTACACCGTCAACAGCATCAACGCGGTGCCGAACGGCGACGGCTCGTACACGGTTCAGTTCGGCGGGAATGGTGCGCCGAACCTGCTTCCCGTCTTCCCCGGCTGGAACTGGGCCGTGCGCCTCTACCGACCGCGTCCCGCGCTCGTCGAGGGCGACTGGGTGTTCCCCGATGCGCAACCGATGGCCTGA
- the narH gene encoding nitrate reductase subunit beta, with product MKVMAQMSMVMNLDKCIGCHTCSVTCKQAWTNRTGVEYVWFNNVETRPGVGYPRTYEDQEKWGGGWVRTKRGRLKLRSGGRLNKLAHIFSNPNLPEIHDYYEPWTYDYDMLLNSPAGEQTPVARPKSLLTGQDMKISWSANWDDDLGGSVATMQDDPILKKMSEQVNAEFEQAFMFYLPRICEHCLNPSCVASCPSGAMYKRVEDGIVLVDQDRCRGWRMCVSGCPYKKVYFNHKTGKAEKCTLCYPRIEVGLPTVCSETCVGRLRYLGLVLYDVDRVAKAASVENEHDLLDAQRDVILDPFDPGVIEAARRDGIAEDWIEAAQNSPIFKLIKQYKVALPLHPEYRTMPMVWYIPPLSPVVDVITGSGNDGEDVRNLFAAIDQLRIPIEYLAELFTAGDTAPVDFSLRKLAAMRSYMRGINLEEGRDESIAESVGMTGTEIEEMYRLLAIAKYNDRYVIPAAHAERARELDELACSLDYDGGPGMGGAGPFGSSSGQPVPVAVENFHALANRQTADRPSTPGRVNLLNWDGNGAPQGLFPPKDREGDD from the coding sequence ATGAAGGTCATGGCGCAGATGTCGATGGTGATGAACCTCGACAAGTGCATCGGATGCCACACGTGCTCCGTCACGTGCAAGCAGGCGTGGACGAACCGCACCGGGGTCGAATACGTGTGGTTCAACAACGTGGAGACCCGGCCTGGCGTCGGCTACCCGCGCACGTACGAAGACCAGGAGAAGTGGGGCGGCGGCTGGGTGCGCACCAAGCGCGGCCGCCTCAAGCTGCGAAGCGGCGGGCGCCTCAACAAGCTCGCGCACATCTTCTCCAACCCGAACCTGCCTGAGATCCACGACTACTACGAGCCGTGGACGTACGACTACGACATGCTGCTCAACTCGCCGGCGGGGGAGCAGACCCCGGTCGCGAGGCCCAAGAGCCTGCTCACCGGTCAGGACATGAAGATCTCGTGGTCCGCGAACTGGGACGACGACCTCGGCGGGTCGGTGGCCACCATGCAGGACGACCCGATCCTCAAGAAGATGAGCGAGCAGGTGAACGCCGAGTTCGAGCAGGCGTTCATGTTCTACCTGCCGCGCATCTGCGAGCACTGCCTCAACCCGTCGTGCGTCGCATCGTGCCCGTCGGGCGCCATGTACAAGCGCGTCGAAGACGGCATCGTGCTCGTCGATCAGGACAGGTGCCGCGGCTGGCGCATGTGCGTCTCGGGATGCCCGTACAAGAAGGTCTACTTCAACCACAAGACCGGCAAGGCCGAGAAGTGCACGCTGTGCTATCCGCGCATCGAGGTCGGCCTGCCCACCGTGTGCTCCGAGACGTGCGTCGGCCGCCTGCGGTACCTCGGGCTCGTGCTGTACGACGTCGACCGCGTCGCCAAGGCCGCCAGCGTCGAGAACGAGCACGATCTGCTGGATGCGCAGCGCGACGTCATCCTCGACCCGTTCGACCCCGGGGTGATCGAGGCGGCCAGGCGCGACGGCATCGCAGAGGACTGGATCGAGGCGGCGCAGAACAGCCCGATCTTCAAGCTGATCAAGCAGTACAAGGTGGCTCTGCCGCTGCACCCCGAGTACCGCACCATGCCGATGGTCTGGTACATCCCGCCGCTCTCGCCGGTCGTCGACGTCATCACCGGGTCGGGAAACGACGGAGAGGATGTTCGCAACCTGTTCGCGGCGATCGACCAGCTGCGCATCCCCATCGAGTACCTCGCGGAGCTGTTCACCGCCGGTGACACGGCGCCGGTGGACTTCTCGCTGCGCAAGCTCGCCGCGATGCGGTCCTACATGCGAGGCATCAACCTCGAGGAGGGACGCGACGAGTCGATCGCGGAGTCGGTGGGCATGACGGGCACCGAGATCGAGGAGATGTACCGACTGCTCGCGATCGCCAAGTACAACGACCGCTATGTCATTCCCGCCGCCCACGCGGAGCGAGCACGGGAGCTCGATGAGCTGGCCTGCTCGCTCGACTACGACGGCGGGCCCGGCATGGGCGGCGCCGGACCGTTCGGCTCCTCCAGCGGTCAGCCGGTGCCGGTGGCGGTCGAGAACTTCCATGCTCTCGCCAACCGGCAGACCGCCGACCGCCCGTCGACCCCCGGTCGCGTGAACCTCCTCAACTGGGACGGCAATGGAGCCCCGCAGGGCCTGTTCCCGCCCAAGGACAGGGAAGGCGACGACTGA
- a CDS encoding nitrate reductase subunit alpha: protein MASRTRTEPATDGPLADTLLELSKFIRPGEVSPDLRTLFLTGGRDGDVFYRDRWSHDKVVRSTHGVNCTGSCSWKVYVKDGIITWETQQTDYPSVGPDSPEYEPRGCPRGAAFSWYTYSPTRVRYPYVRDALLQLYRAAKQQHPDPVDAWASIVENPQLAAGYKRMRGKGGLVRATWNEALEIAAAAHVHTVKTYGPDRVAGFSPIPAMSMISHGAGSRFLNLIGGTMLSFYDWYADLPVASPQVFGDQTDVPESADWWNASYLMMWGSNVPVTRTPDAHFMTEARYRGTKVITVSPDYTDNTKFADEWVAPHPGTDAALAIAMGHVILTEFFVQRRTPRFEDYMRRYTDAPYLVTVERNGDRLVPGKFLAAADLGGEAATGAHAAFKPAVFHQDGTVVVPNGSLGHRFSAEDEGRWNLDLGDVVPPLSVADLESWDGASAEIALPRFDVAPEPGQEHAGGTGVVVRGVPVRTVADVMVTTVFDLMLARYGVGRDGLPGEWPTGYDDPSSPGTPAWQEEITSVPAEQAERIGREFADNAERSGGRSMILMGAGTNHWFHSDTIYRTFLALTMMCGCQGVNGGGWAHYVGQEKVRPLTGYNQYAGALDWTRPPRQAIGTAFWYLATDQWRYDGLPADQLSSALSRGTFEGRTTADCLVESVKRGWMPSYPTFSRNPLDLCDEAEAAGKEPAQHIVDSLEDGTLHYACEDPDAPENWPRVITMWRANVLGSSGKGNEYFLKHLLGTDAAIRVDETGEGSRPRDIRWREDAPIGKLDLLVTSDFRMTSTTLFSDVVLPTATWYEKYDLSSTDMHPFVHSFTPAIDPPWQTRTDFETFGALAEWFSRLARTHLGVRRDIVAAPLQHDTPDVMATPHGRVEDLPLKPGVTMSKLIVVERDYTAIADKWKTLGPLSEKLGMATKGVTFHPDKEIDALARLNGVVESGPMAGRVRLDSDRRACEMVLAFSGTTNGRLAVQGFEELEKKTGQKLAFLAEEHEGTHISFNDVQVQPRSVITSPEWSGSEHGGRRYTAFAVNVEQLKPWHTLTGRQHFFLDHDWMEELGENLPIYRPPLDLHRLFGDAKPGERRRIAGPGADGQMEVSVRYLTPHSKWSIHSEYQDNLFMLSLSRGGPTIWMSPKDAAVIGVRDNEWIEAYNRNGVVVARAIVSHRMPEGTVYMYHAKDRTVDVPIAETSGLRGGIHNSLTRILLKPSHLIGGYAQLAWAFNYLGPTGNQRDEVTTIRRRSQEVQYR from the coding sequence ATGGCCTCACGAACCCGCACCGAACCGGCGACCGACGGTCCGCTGGCCGACACGCTGCTCGAACTCAGCAAGTTCATCCGACCGGGCGAGGTTTCGCCCGACCTGCGCACGCTCTTTCTCACCGGGGGCCGCGACGGCGACGTCTTCTACCGCGACCGCTGGTCGCACGACAAGGTGGTGCGTTCCACGCACGGCGTGAACTGCACCGGGTCGTGCTCGTGGAAGGTGTACGTCAAAGACGGCATCATCACGTGGGAGACCCAGCAGACGGACTACCCGTCCGTCGGCCCCGACTCGCCGGAGTACGAGCCACGTGGATGCCCGCGCGGCGCCGCCTTCAGCTGGTACACCTACTCGCCGACACGTGTGCGGTATCCCTACGTGCGCGACGCCCTGCTGCAGCTCTACCGCGCAGCGAAGCAGCAGCATCCCGATCCCGTCGACGCCTGGGCCTCCATCGTGGAGAACCCGCAGCTCGCCGCCGGCTACAAGCGGATGCGCGGCAAGGGCGGCCTGGTACGGGCGACCTGGAACGAGGCACTCGAGATCGCCGCCGCCGCACATGTGCACACGGTGAAGACGTACGGCCCCGACCGTGTGGCCGGCTTCTCTCCGATCCCGGCGATGTCGATGATCTCGCACGGCGCGGGCTCGCGGTTCCTCAACCTCATCGGCGGCACGATGCTGTCGTTCTACGACTGGTACGCCGACCTTCCGGTGGCCAGCCCGCAGGTGTTCGGCGACCAGACCGATGTGCCGGAGTCGGCGGACTGGTGGAACGCGAGCTACCTCATGATGTGGGGCAGCAACGTGCCGGTGACCCGCACGCCCGACGCCCACTTCATGACCGAGGCGCGGTACCGGGGCACGAAGGTCATCACCGTCTCGCCTGACTACACCGACAACACGAAGTTCGCCGACGAATGGGTGGCGCCGCATCCCGGCACCGACGCGGCGCTCGCGATCGCGATGGGACACGTGATCCTCACCGAGTTCTTCGTTCAGCGGCGCACGCCGCGATTCGAGGACTACATGCGGCGCTACACGGACGCGCCCTACCTCGTGACGGTCGAGCGCAATGGGGACCGTCTCGTTCCAGGCAAGTTCCTCGCTGCGGCCGACCTCGGCGGCGAGGCCGCGACAGGGGCGCACGCGGCGTTCAAGCCCGCCGTGTTTCACCAGGACGGCACCGTCGTGGTGCCGAACGGGTCGCTCGGACACCGTTTCTCGGCCGAAGACGAAGGCAGGTGGAACCTCGACCTGGGAGATGTCGTGCCGCCGCTGTCGGTGGCCGACCTCGAAAGCTGGGACGGGGCATCCGCCGAGATCGCACTGCCGCGTTTCGACGTCGCCCCCGAGCCCGGCCAGGAGCATGCGGGCGGCACCGGCGTGGTCGTGCGCGGCGTTCCGGTGCGCACGGTCGCCGATGTAATGGTGACGACGGTGTTCGACCTCATGCTGGCGCGGTACGGCGTCGGCAGGGACGGCCTTCCCGGCGAATGGCCGACCGGTTACGACGATCCGTCCAGCCCGGGCACCCCGGCCTGGCAGGAGGAGATCACCTCGGTGCCCGCCGAGCAGGCAGAGCGCATCGGTCGGGAGTTCGCCGACAACGCGGAGCGCAGCGGCGGCCGGTCCATGATCTTGATGGGCGCGGGCACCAACCACTGGTTCCACTCCGACACCATCTACCGCACCTTTCTCGCGCTCACCATGATGTGCGGCTGCCAAGGCGTGAACGGCGGCGGTTGGGCGCACTACGTCGGGCAGGAGAAGGTGCGCCCGCTCACCGGCTACAACCAGTACGCGGGAGCCCTCGACTGGACGAGGCCGCCCCGCCAGGCGATCGGAACGGCGTTCTGGTACCTCGCCACCGACCAGTGGCGCTACGACGGACTGCCTGCCGACCAGCTCTCGTCGGCGCTCTCGCGTGGCACCTTCGAAGGGCGCACCACGGCCGACTGCCTCGTCGAGTCGGTCAAGCGCGGCTGGATGCCCAGCTACCCCACGTTCTCCCGCAACCCGCTCGACCTGTGCGACGAGGCCGAGGCCGCGGGCAAGGAGCCCGCCCAGCACATCGTCGACAGCCTCGAGGACGGCACGCTGCACTATGCCTGCGAAGACCCGGATGCTCCTGAGAACTGGCCGCGCGTCATCACCATGTGGCGCGCGAACGTGCTGGGGTCCTCGGGCAAGGGCAACGAGTACTTCCTGAAGCATCTGCTGGGAACGGATGCCGCCATCCGCGTCGACGAAACAGGCGAGGGTTCCCGGCCGCGTGACATCCGCTGGCGCGAGGACGCCCCCATCGGCAAGCTCGACCTGCTCGTCACCAGCGACTTCCGCATGACCTCGACCACGCTCTTCAGCGACGTGGTGCTGCCGACGGCCACCTGGTACGAGAAGTACGACCTGTCGTCCACCGACATGCACCCCTTCGTGCACTCCTTCACGCCCGCGATCGATCCGCCCTGGCAGACGCGCACCGACTTCGAGACGTTCGGCGCTCTCGCCGAATGGTTCAGCCGGCTCGCCCGCACACACCTCGGCGTGCGGCGTGACATCGTGGCCGCCCCGCTGCAGCACGACACGCCCGACGTGATGGCGACACCGCACGGCAGGGTCGAGGATCTGCCGCTGAAGCCCGGTGTCACGATGTCGAAGCTCATCGTGGTCGAGCGCGACTACACCGCCATCGCCGACAAGTGGAAGACGCTCGGTCCCCTGAGCGAGAAGCTGGGGATGGCCACGAAGGGCGTGACCTTCCATCCCGACAAGGAGATCGATGCTCTGGCGCGACTCAACGGCGTCGTCGAGTCGGGCCCGATGGCGGGCAGGGTGCGGCTCGACAGCGATCGGCGGGCTTGCGAGATGGTGCTGGCCTTCTCAGGCACCACCAACGGCAGGCTCGCCGTTCAGGGCTTCGAGGAGCTCGAGAAGAAGACCGGCCAGAAGCTCGCCTTCCTCGCGGAGGAGCACGAGGGCACGCACATCTCGTTCAATGACGTGCAGGTGCAGCCTCGCAGCGTGATCACCTCGCCGGAGTGGTCGGGTTCCGAGCACGGCGGACGGCGATACACGGCCTTCGCCGTCAACGTCGAGCAGCTCAAGCCGTGGCACACGCTGACCGGCCGCCAGCACTTCTTCCTCGACCACGACTGGATGGAGGAGCTCGGCGAGAACCTCCCGATCTACAGGCCACCGCTCGACCTGCACAGGCTGTTCGGCGATGCCAAGCCGGGGGAGCGCAGACGCATCGCCGGCCCAGGAGCCGACGGCCAGATGGAGGTGTCGGTGCGCTACCTCACACCGCACTCCAAGTGGTCGATCCACTCCGAGTACCAGGACAACCTCTTCATGCTCTCGCTCTCGCGCGGCGGCCCCACCATCTGGATGAGCCCGAAGGACGCCGCCGTCATCGGCGTGCGTGACAACGAGTGGATCGAGGCGTACAACCGCAACGGCGTCGTCGTCGCCCGCGCGATCGTGTCGCACCGCATGCCGGAGGGCACGGTGTACATGTACCACGCGAAGGACCGCACCGTGGATGTGCCGATCGCGGAGACCAGCGGGCTGCGCGGCGGCATCCACAACTCGCTCACGCGCATCCTGCTCAAGCCCAGTCACCTGATCGGTGGCTACGCGCAGCTCGCCTGGGCGTTCAACTATCTCGGACCGACCGGCAATCAGCGCGATGAGGTCACCACGATCCGGCGGCGCAGCCAGGAGGTGCAGTACCGATGA
- a CDS encoding ABC transporter permease: MNRRGYAPTVLIVPAVVAIAFLVLPLAALVGRVNWATLWQDVSSQQAADALRLSVTTGLIATILCLLLGVPLALLIARSGARTAAVLRAVVTVPLVLPPMVGGLALLFLFGRTGWLGFTGLQLPFTTAAVVLAQTFVALPFLVLALEGALRTSGVDYERAAAGLGAGPWTIFWRVTLPLAAPGLISGVILCFARAVGEFGATALFAGNAPGVTQTMPLAIYTAFNGAGVSQDAAVALSLLLLVTAIAVLLLVRAWRPGSATEGVR; this comes from the coding sequence GTGAACCGACGCGGCTACGCGCCGACCGTCCTGATCGTCCCGGCCGTCGTCGCGATCGCGTTCCTGGTTCTCCCCCTGGCCGCACTCGTCGGCCGGGTGAACTGGGCGACGCTGTGGCAGGACGTCTCTTCGCAGCAGGCCGCCGACGCGCTGCGGCTGTCGGTGACCACGGGACTGATCGCCACCATTCTGTGCCTGCTGCTCGGGGTGCCCCTCGCACTGTTGATCGCCCGATCCGGCGCGCGCACGGCCGCCGTGCTGCGAGCCGTCGTCACGGTGCCGCTCGTGCTCCCGCCCATGGTCGGCGGCCTCGCGCTGCTGTTCCTGTTCGGGCGCACCGGGTGGCTCGGCTTCACCGGGCTGCAGCTGCCCTTCACGACCGCTGCCGTGGTTCTCGCCCAGACGTTCGTCGCGTTGCCGTTCCTCGTGTTGGCCTTGGAGGGTGCGCTGCGAACCTCCGGTGTCGACTACGAGCGTGCTGCCGCCGGCCTCGGGGCCGGGCCGTGGACCATCTTCTGGCGAGTCACGCTGCCGCTGGCGGCTCCAGGACTGATCTCAGGGGTCATCCTCTGCTTCGCCAGGGCCGTCGGCGAGTTCGGCGCCACAGCGTTGTTCGCCGGCAATGCCCCGGGCGTCACCCAGACGATGCCGCTGGCCATCTACACGGCGTTCAACGGGGCGGGAGTGAGCCAGGACGCCGCCGTCGCTCTCTCACTGCTCTTGCTGGTGACGGCGATCGCGGTGCTGTTGCTGGTGCGCGCCTGGCGCCCAGGCAGCGCCACGGAGGGCGTGCGATGA
- a CDS encoding ABC transporter ATP-binding protein produces the protein MSGAALAARVRVDRGDYTLDVEVHAGPGEIVAVMGPSGAGKSTLFGAIAGFVPLSDGHVRLDDKTVQTASGTHVAPHDRGVILLGQEARLFPHLSARENVAFGPRARRTPRRAAREDADAWLDRVGLGALGGRRPAQLSGGQQQRVALARALATAPRLLLLDEPLTSLDPETADGIRTLMREQLAATSTTALVATHAAVDATALASRLVVVEHGRITQTGAVEEVLRSPATTFVAALAPGAASWLGASAGGPWRARVLSADSLADGTLVRLRTPDGVDVELRMPGDVTLQPGAELVLGPPAS, from the coding sequence ATGAGCGGCGCGGCACTGGCCGCCAGAGTGCGGGTCGATCGGGGCGACTACACGCTCGACGTCGAGGTGCACGCCGGTCCGGGAGAGATCGTCGCCGTGATGGGCCCCTCCGGTGCGGGCAAGTCGACGCTGTTCGGCGCCATCGCCGGGTTCGTTCCGCTCTCCGACGGACACGTGCGCCTGGACGACAAGACCGTGCAGACGGCATCCGGCACGCACGTCGCGCCTCATGATCGCGGCGTGATCCTGCTCGGCCAGGAGGCGCGGCTCTTCCCCCATCTGAGCGCGCGGGAGAACGTGGCATTCGGGCCGCGTGCCCGTCGCACGCCGCGTCGTGCGGCCCGCGAGGATGCCGACGCCTGGCTCGACCGCGTCGGCCTCGGCGCCCTGGGCGGTCGACGCCCGGCACAGCTCTCCGGGGGCCAGCAGCAGCGCGTCGCACTGGCGAGGGCGCTGGCGACGGCTCCGCGCCTGCTGCTGCTGGACGAGCCGCTCACGTCGCTGGACCCGGAGACGGCCGACGGCATCCGCACCCTGATGCGCGAACAGCTGGCGGCGACGTCGACCACGGCGCTCGTGGCCACGCACGCCGCCGTCGACGCGACGGCCCTCGCGAGCAGGCTCGTCGTGGTGGAGCACGGCCGCATCACGCAGACGGGTGCCGTCGAGGAGGTGCTGCGCTCCCCCGCCACGACGTTCGTGGCCGCACTCGCTCCGGGCGCGGCATCGTGGCTCGGCGCTTCCGCCGGGGGGCCATGGCGCGCCCGCGTGCTGTCAGCGGACTCTCTCGCGGACGGCACGCTCGTGAGGCTGCGCACGCCAGACGGCGTCGACGTGGAGTTGCGGATGCCAGGCGACGTCACGCTGCAACCGGGCGCCGAACTCGTGCTCGGGCCGCCGGCATCCTGA
- the narJ gene encoding nitrate reductase molybdenum cofactor assembly chaperone: protein MAPSTRSRVTPRRRLPARLDSLSLTHDQRRRVHMAAAVLLDYPDAAWFDKLPTIATLIAPVPHAVREPLERFMAAAAASDDWDRRYVVTFDLKRKCSLYLTYFATGDTRKRGTALVTILEAYQAAGWRFDADELPDYLPAVLEFSALSDSEIAGALLSSHREGIEVLRAALEQLNSPWADVVRAVTLSLPAIDEATRERYLDLITEGPPTETVGLSFLGDLPPFSP from the coding sequence ATGGCCCCGTCGACGAGGTCACGCGTGACGCCGCGGCGCCGGCTCCCCGCTAGGCTCGACTCCCTCTCGCTGACCCACGATCAGCGTCGCCGCGTGCACATGGCCGCTGCCGTGCTGCTCGACTATCCGGACGCAGCCTGGTTCGACAAGCTGCCGACGATCGCGACGCTCATCGCGCCTGTGCCCCACGCCGTGCGCGAGCCACTCGAACGGTTCATGGCGGCGGCCGCCGCCTCCGACGACTGGGACCGGCGCTACGTCGTCACCTTCGACCTCAAGCGCAAGTGCAGCCTCTACCTGACCTACTTCGCCACCGGAGACACGCGCAAGCGGGGCACGGCGCTGGTGACCATCCTGGAGGCCTACCAGGCGGCCGGATGGCGGTTCGATGCCGACGAGCTGCCCGACTACCTGCCGGCCGTGCTCGAGTTCTCCGCTCTCAGCGACTCCGAGATCGCAGGCGCACTGCTCTCCAGCCACCGCGAGGGCATCGAGGTGCTGCGCGCGGCGCTCGAGCAGCTGAACAGCCCGTGGGCGGATGTCGTGCGTGCGGTCACGCTCTCGCTGCCCGCCATCGACGAAGCGACCCGCGAACGCTACCTCGACCTCATCACCGAGGGGCCGCCGACTGAGACCGTCGGGCTCAGCTTCCTCGGCGACCTGCCGCCCTTCTCACCCTAG
- a CDS encoding MFS transporter, with translation MVTATGSELKSDLSNWDPENAATWDPRRAWWTLGITTYTMFISFATWYVVSAVAPRLNEVGFALDPGQLYWIVAVPGLSAGLLRLVFMFLPPILGSRALVVLSSLLLLIPLLGWTFAVRSSDTPFWVLLALAFAAGVGGGTFSGFMPSTSYFFPKRLSGTALGLQAGLGNFGISFVQLLTPWVVGFGLFGTAALTPQSDADGHLIWLHNGGLVLVPWVLLAAVVAFLYIRSVPVTANFREQMDIFRIKHTWIQTVLYVMGFGLFSGLSAQTALLIKNLYGGPNGLMYAFIGPAIGALMRAAMGPLCDRFGGGIFTFIGSIGMFVGCVVTTVFLIPGTVAAFPGVITGILVIFLFSGLVNAGTFKQMPTIFPRRQAGGAIGFTASIAAFGPFFVGVLLSLVGPVPFFVWSVVLCAICIWLAWWYYVRPGAEAKS, from the coding sequence GTGGTCACTGCCACTGGGTCCGAGCTGAAGTCCGATCTGTCGAATTGGGACCCCGAGAACGCCGCCACCTGGGACCCTCGCCGTGCCTGGTGGACACTCGGCATCACCACGTACACCATGTTCATCAGCTTCGCGACGTGGTACGTGGTCAGCGCGGTGGCGCCGAGGCTGAACGAGGTCGGCTTCGCGCTCGACCCCGGCCAGCTCTACTGGATCGTCGCTGTGCCGGGGCTCTCCGCCGGCCTGTTGCGCCTCGTTTTCATGTTCCTGCCGCCGATCCTGGGCTCCAGGGCTCTGGTCGTGCTCTCCTCGCTCCTGCTGCTCATCCCGCTGTTGGGCTGGACCTTCGCGGTGCGCAGCAGCGACACCCCGTTCTGGGTGCTGCTCGCACTGGCCTTCGCCGCGGGCGTCGGCGGCGGGACGTTCTCCGGATTCATGCCGTCGACGAGCTACTTCTTTCCCAAACGCCTGAGCGGGACGGCACTCGGACTCCAGGCGGGTCTCGGCAACTTCGGCATCTCCTTCGTGCAGCTGCTCACGCCATGGGTCGTGGGATTCGGCCTCTTCGGCACGGCTGCGCTCACCCCGCAGTCTGATGCGGACGGACACCTCATCTGGCTGCACAACGGCGGCCTGGTGCTCGTGCCGTGGGTGCTGCTTGCCGCGGTCGTCGCCTTCCTCTACATCCGGAGCGTGCCGGTCACGGCGAACTTCCGGGAGCAGATGGACATCTTCCGGATCAAGCACACGTGGATCCAGACCGTGCTCTACGTGATGGGATTCGGCTTGTTCTCCGGCCTGTCGGCGCAGACCGCGCTGCTCATCAAGAACCTGTACGGCGGCCCGAACGGACTCATGTACGCCTTCATCGGCCCGGCGATCGGGGCGCTGATGCGCGCGGCGATGGGCCCGCTCTGCGACAGGTTCGGCGGCGGGATCTTCACTTTCATCGGGTCGATCGGCATGTTCGTCGGCTGTGTCGTCACCACGGTGTTCCTCATCCCGGGGACCGTGGCAGCCTTCCCCGGCGTCATCACCGGCATCCTCGTCATCTTCCTGTTCTCCGGTCTGGTGAACGCCGGCACCTTCAAGCAGATGCCCACGATCTTCCCGAGACGTCAGGCGGGCGGCGCCATCGGGTTCACAGCATCCATCGCCGCCTTCGGCCCGTTCTTCGTCGGGGTGCTGCTCTCGCTCGTCGGTCCCGTGCCGTTCTTCGTCTGGTCGGTCGTGCTCTGCGCGATCTGCATCTGGCTCGCATGGTGGTACTACGTGCGCCCCGGCGCCGAGGCCAAGAGCTGA
- the narI gene encoding respiratory nitrate reductase subunit gamma, producing MNPLSLLLWVALPYIAIAVFIVGHIWRYRYDKFGWTTRSSQTYENRLLRWGSPMFHFGILCVLVGHAVGLLIPQEWLFAIGVNEEMYHIGATALGTAAAVLTLAGLAILIYRRRTVGPVFLATTRMDKVMYVFLGATLLFGTLATFTYQLFGSGYNYRDTISPWVRSIILFQPEPQLMAQAPIFFQIHALCATALFILWPFTRLVHVFSAPVQYLFRPYIVYRSRDEHRSGTRATRRGWDPVAAPDPERLKRP from the coding sequence ATGAACCCGCTGTCGCTGCTGCTCTGGGTGGCACTGCCCTACATCGCGATCGCGGTGTTCATCGTCGGCCACATCTGGCGTTACCGGTACGACAAGTTCGGCTGGACCACCCGATCGAGCCAGACCTACGAGAACCGCCTGCTTCGCTGGGGGTCACCGATGTTCCACTTCGGCATCCTCTGCGTGCTGGTCGGGCACGCCGTCGGTCTCCTCATCCCGCAGGAGTGGCTCTTCGCGATCGGCGTCAACGAGGAGATGTACCACATCGGCGCCACGGCGCTCGGCACGGCGGCTGCGGTGCTCACCCTGGCCGGGCTGGCCATCCTCATCTATCGCCGTCGCACCGTCGGCCCCGTGTTCCTCGCCACCACGCGCATGGACAAGGTGATGTACGTCTTCCTCGGTGCGACGCTGCTGTTCGGCACACTGGCGACGTTCACCTATCAGCTCTTCGGCAGCGGGTACAACTACCGCGACACGATCAGCCCCTGGGTGCGCAGCATCATCCTGTTCCAGCCGGAGCCGCAGCTGATGGCGCAGGCGCCGATCTTCTTCCAGATCCATGCGCTGTGCGCCACGGCTCTGTTCATCCTGTGGCCGTTCACGCGACTCGTGCACGTCTTCTCGGCACCCGTGCAGTACCTGTTCCGGCCGTACATCGTCTACCGCTCACGCGACGAGCATCGCAGCGGCACACGCGCCACCCGGCGCGGATGGGATCCGGTGGCCGCACCCGACCCGGAACGGCTGAAGCGACCGTAG